The sequence below is a genomic window from Paenibacillus sp. DCT19.
TTGTTGTGGATTGGCTGGATGCGGAAGAAGAGCATGTATTAGAACAACAATTTCACTTGCATCCAGATGCTCGTCTCACATGGCAAGGGGATGTAGCTGATGAGCGAGTAGCTCACATGACGTATTCAGAAACGGACACCACGCTTTCCATGCGATGGATCACAGCAGGTATACCCGAACATGCATTTCAACTTACGCAGCAAACGGGCTGGGTATCCCAAATATACGGCACCAAGCTAGAAACCACGGTGATCCAAGGCAAAGCTTCCTTTACAGGTTCAATCGGTATCCTTACGCTATGTTTGCCCGCCAATCAGCAGATTGACCAGGTGACAGAGGTAACCTCGTGTAAACTGGAACCTGAACGGATGCGAATGGAAGTGGCGTACAGGTATGGTGACGAAGGTGGAGTCATCGTAATTGATAACGACACAGTGCAATGGACAGTTGAAAAGGATTCGATTCAATCCCCATGACTGGAATGGGTGGAGCAGAACGGTGAGAAGGAGTGGATGTTCACATAAGTGACATTCCACTCCTTCTGCTGTAACCAACCATTTATCTGGTTTTCCGGACTTTTCTCATCCGAGTATTTTTCTTCACCGTCGTTATGATGGTACCTTCTTTTCGAGGGATGCCTGGTTTCTTGTTGCGGTACACCCACAATGCGTAAACCAGAGGCTGTGTGATGGCCTTTTGATATATTTCGCGTTCACCAATACGAGCAAATACCTCGCGTGCAGGTTTGGGATTCACCTCAAGCAGATAGATCCGTCCACTTTTATCAATGGCTAAGTCTAGCGCCAGTTCACACAAATCCCCATACGTATCCTCCAGAAAGGAAGCCACATCAATGCCGAATTTCTCGGCGGTTGTGTTAATCTCCATTCGCTGGTCTTCATCCGTAATCCATTGCTTCATCAATCGGTTCATGGCTACCGCCTGACCCCCGCCATGGAGATTAGATGTGACACTTTTCTCGGCTCCCATTCGTCCAGCGCAACCTGTCAGTTCCCACTGACCCTCGCCGTTCTTTTGAACAAGCATGCGGTAATCATGTACACGCCCGTTGGGAAGCTGGAGATTTATACCTTCTTGAACCAGATATTTATCTTTCATATTCCAGTGCTGGAGCAGGGAGCCAAGCCGAGATAAATGGACTTTACGCGGTGTAATAATCCGCCTTTTCTGATCCCGTCCCTGAACCAGAACCATATTGGGTTCACCTTTAATTCGTTCAATGCGCAGAATACCACGCCCACCGGTTCCATTAATCGGTTTGAGGTATATGAGAGAAGCGCTTTTCAACATGCGATTCACGTCGGACATATCTTGGAACAGAATCGTTTCCGGCAGATGCTCGCGAAAAGCGGGTTTCCCAGACAGCGTCTGATGAATGGTCCACTTGTTTCGTAGTGGACGATTCAAAAACAGGAGATGCCCATATTTTTCGCGAAAAGCAAGAAGCTGCTGAAATCGACGATTACGCTGTATCCGACAACGATCGAAGATCATATCGGGGAAAGGACGCCACTCTCTGGACCAGCCCTTCTCCGAATGAAAAACCATTGCTTCAATCTGCTTACCTCCAGAATGTACATCCGCAGGTGTGAATACATATATATCGAGTCCTCGCTTGCGTCCTTCGAGGATCATCCTGCGATATATGCTTCGTTCTTCTAAGGCTCGGTGTTCGTTCAGGTATAGCGTCATAATGCCTAGAACAGGTGAGGACACAAACAATCACCTTCTTTAGCTTTTATTCCTTTCCAGTAAGTGTTCAACTAAGCGTTATCGTTTGGACTGACGGGCAAGATAGGCACTGTAGTGAAAAATACGTTCCAGTGACCTCCGTCTAATCTGTGGTTCATCGAATTTCATAGGCTTCGCATTGGCTTCAAAAAACCAGATTTCACCAAGATCGTCTATCCCAAGATCCATGGACATCTCACCAAGGGTGTGCCCTGACCCACGTTCAACTTGCCTAGCAATCATCAGTGAGGTTGATTTCACCCTTTTCATCAGCGTGGTAGTTAATTCCTCACCGAAGAGCTCAGTCAGCAGTTGTTCTGGATCCTCGACGCTGCCTCCGCGAGGGACATGTGTTGTGATGCTGCGGGAGCCGGCCAACCTCGCACCGACGCCCGTAACACTCCATTGACCTTTACTATTCTTCTGCACAAGTACCCGTAAGTCGAAAGGGCGTTTGCGAGAGGAGGCGAGTTCAATGCCTTGCTGCATAATGTACGGGGTGTGACCCGTCTCTCTACGAATGCGAGCCCATAATTTTGCAAGTGTAGCTGTTTTGTATGTGGTGCTTTTTCTGGAGCTTTGGACTTTGAGCCGATAAGGGAGCCGATCCTTTTCTTGAAACTTGAGCATCATGATGCCTTTTCCTGCTTTGCCGCTCTCTGGTTTCAAGTACAGATAAGGATAGCTTTTGAGCACTGTAGCAAGTGCGGATGCACTGCGCATACGGCGAGTGTATGGAATTAGGTTTTGAGTGGCTTTCGACTTTTTGAGCCATTCGAACAGATTCCACTTGTTGAAGAAAAAAGGATTATACAACTCAATTCCGGATTCCATGCATTCAGCGATTTTACGTTGTACCGACGGTTTGCGTTCATCTTCCCGGTTAGGTATACGATTGTACAGGACATGCGGAAGTGGGAAGGACTGTGAAGTCCATTTTCCACTTCCTTTGTGGTAGGTGTAGCCCTTAACGGTAGGGCCAGCCACATTCAGATCGCGAACAGTCACGATGTACACCACATAACCCATACTTTCTCCGGTCTGTATAATGTCTTGAAAATTTTGATGATTCCCCCTGAACATCCGTTGATCATCATGCATCGTCAACACGGCAATGACAGGTTTAAAATCATCGTGAAGGCTCATCAAATGTCGTCCTTCTTCCTGAATTTGCTCAAGTACAGGCAGTGTTCCAAGATGTGCTCCACTGATGATTTTCCCTCCACTCGGAGTGAAGGGTGACGGAAAATGGAGCGTCCGGGTTTGGCGTTCGCTTCGAACATCCATACATGTTCCTCCTGATCGATGCCCAGATCAAAGCCAATCTCACCAATCAAATGCTGGTGCTGGGTTTCAATCGCCTGGGCCAGTGTAATAGCGACGGATTTGGCCTGCCCTAGCACTTCTCCCGCGCGGTCACCGAAGTTACGGCTGAGCGCCTGCTCAGGGGTCATTAGAGAGCCGCCGTTTTTGATATGTGTTGTTACGCTACCCCGACCTGCCTTCTTGGCGCCGATACCAACGACGACCCACTGATTGCTGCCGTTTTTGTGCATGTGAAAACGAAAATCAATCGGGCAATCATCTATTTCGATTAGACGGATTCCCTGTTGAACGACGTAACCACGGAGCTGCTTGCCGTGTCTGCCTTGCAGCATCCGCATCAAACTATTGAACGAGCCAAAACGCAAAAGCGCATTGCCGCTTTTTTTGCGATAACGTGCAAAATATCCCCGTTTAGGCGAGTAGGTCAAACGATAAATCCCATTGCCGAGACTTCCAGCTGTCGGTTTATAGTAGACAAATTGATGGCGTTCGAGCATTTCTTTCATTTGCTCAACTGTAGGGTTTGTAATGGATTCCGGAATATAACGTCCTGCAGATTGGTCATTCTCCAGCAATTTATAGATGTCCGATTTGTTGAAGAAGCTCCAGTTAAAGAAAGGAATCTTCCGCCGGATGAACCGTTCACGCAGCTGGTTAATCGCAGGCGAAAAATCGGAACGTCGGCTCGGCAACCGATTATATACAACGTCCGGCAACGGTACAGTTTTACGGACAAAGCCCCCGTTTTCATTCAGAAAGTACCCGGACACCGTCTCATTTTGCCAATTGATATCTCTTGGTGTGAAGGCATAAATATAAGATTTACGACTTCCTTCACGAAGCAACTGCTTGATAAAGCCGGTACGAGAACTGAACGGATTTGTACTGGTTCCCGGACCGTCAGACAATACGCCGATCAGTGGTCCAAGCTGAACCTCATCGTTCTGCAGGTTACGCAAGTAGATGCTCCCACGCTTGGGACATTCATCAGATTGCGGATGCCTGAGGCAAGATAGAGGTGTTTACCCGCCTTCTTAATGGGTTTGATCGTAGCGGGTACGCGGTCTCGGCCGAATCGCAGATTTATCGTTTTTTTACCAGACAGGTTGAGGCTCTTCATTAATGCGTTGGACACATATACCACCTTATCCGGCTGTTGTGTGAAATGCAGATTGCAAAAGGTCAAACTCATGATTTATCCTCCTATCCTGAAAAGATCCTTCGGCTCCATGGCAAGCGGGCGCTGCAGGCCTTAGCCGCCGTGAATCGGGATGGGTTTCAGGCCAGCTTTGCTGGATGTATTCGGCATTTTCATTGTTGGACGGTAGACGTCCGTGAGAACATGTTGTTGCAGCAAATAATGAGCATAGGCAAGTGGTTCGGTATACGTCATTGTATGCATCTGCGGATGATCCGCCATTGCAAATGCGGATCGACCTGGTTTGGAATTCACTTCGAGCAGCCAGAGACGACCGTCAGTGTCTGCTCCGAAATCAATGCCAAGTTCAGCCAGCCGGCCAAATCGGCTCTCCAGCAGAGAAGGAATTAGAGTAGCCGCCTGCTTGATCCTCTCCAGCAAAATAGCGGTATGAGATGAACCGTATCGATCCATCAAATAAGACTGCACAGGATGTGCTGTACCTCCACCATGCAAATTAGAAGTGAGCGATCCTTCAATTCCCTCACGCACCATACATCCGGTCAGGGACCAATGTCCGTTTCCGTTTTTTTGTACTAGGGCGCGAATGTCAAATGGATGCCCGTGATGGCTTAAATTAAGATAAGGCTGCATAATCATGCTGTGGCGGATCATAGCTGATTCGACCCAGTTACGTACCGATTGATGTGTATGAAGTGCATAGCTAAACGTCACATTGCTGGAGTCTCTACCATCTATGCTCCATAAACGGCCGTTTTCTTCTGAAACGAGTCGGAATGTATCCCGTCCGTGAGTTCCAGCCACCGGTTTGAAGAACAGCCCTGATGGCCAGCGATCTAACCAAGGCTCCCACTTCACACCAGGCTGTAGGAGGAGTGTAGGTGTGAGTAAGGAACGCAGCGCTGGTTCACCGGATAACGCCCGATGCACCTTCCATTTGCCAGGTAGCGAAGTTGACCAGTAACGCGCTCGCTGTCCACTAGTTGACCATACAAGATGATGAAGCTGTTGGCGTACTTGTTTGGGGATAGGTCGCAAGCAACGATCCATTAGCAGATGGATCTCGGGAATAGGGGCTTTCTTCCATTGCCCGTGCCGATACACATATCCATGTGTAGGCAGCTTGCGTGTCACCTCGCTTGATATGACGAGAACAAATATGTTGAGATTGAACTCAGGGCTTTTCAAACTAAGACGCCTGCAGAAGAGTTCATCTGCGAAGGGAGAGGTTCCTTCCTCGCCACGAACCAGTATCGCCATGGTTTTGGGCGGATGCCATGGAAACATTGCTCTACACCTCCTGTTATAGATGACTCTTCAGAATCCGGCGAGATAGCTTGAATATTCCAACATCGCTTTGACCGAAGGACGGATTTTGCTTTCGCTTAGTGGCGTATTATCATTTTTGGATGGCTTGGAATTGACCTCCAGCAGCCACACACGTCCTGAGGTATCCAGAGCCAGGTCAATCCCGAGTTCACCAAAATGCGCAGGAATCGCTTGCTCGATCCCTTTTGCAATATCGAGTGCAGCCGTGTGAAGACCAGCATAGGCTGAAGCTTTGGCTGCACTGGACAATGCCGTCTTGGCTACAGCTTCCTTGACGGTACTTAGACTGCCGCCTCTTGCCAGGTTGGAGACATAGTGACTTCCACCAGCAATGCGAGCAACAATGGAAGTGACACTCCATTTGCCTATTTTGTTTTTCTGCACCAGAGCACGGAAGTCTACAGGTCTGCCGCTATTATCGATCAAGGTCAATCCCTGCTGGATCTGGTAACGGGTTGTTTTCATTTTTCCAGACAGACTGGCATACAGTTTATCCAGTGAAGTATAGGTCTGTTTGCGAGTACCTCCAACGCTTGTAGCTAGAGTGAGGAAGCTTCCATCGTTCTGGCGGGAAACTCGAATGATCCCTTTGCCGAGCGATCCGCGAACAGGCTTCAGGAAAACGACGGGATATCGGTTGCACATCGTTTTGAGCATGGTAGAAGTTTTGAGCAGATGAGAATCCGGCATCACTCTTTTGAGCGTTGTAATGGACTTCAGAGCATCGAACACTTCATTTTTGTCCAGAAATTTTTCATTAAAGGTTTGTGTACCGTAGAGCGATTTTACTTCTTTCATGAAATGCTGTACGCTAGGTTTGTTCTCAAGCTTACGGGACGTCAGCCGGTTATTGACGACATCTGCTACAGGCAGAACGGTCTTTTTCCAGCCGTCATCGTACACCCAGCCTCGCATTTGACCTGTGGTCGTTCCAATATCCTCTGGCGTAAAGAAGGATACATAGGCGCCTTGCTTTCGACAGGCGTTCACCAGTTCATGACAGAACATCGTGATGGAGCCGAAGGGTCGATCAGGCTGATCGGGGTAATCCTGGCTCACTAACACACTGATGAAGGGTCCAAGGCGCAGCGTACGACTGGCGGAACGATAAGATACGCTAAGCACAGAGCGGGGCACAAGGCCAGTTTGGCTGGCTACCGTCTGATTGATGCGTAGACCGTCATAGCGTGGAACCGGGATGACGGTAACTTCACGGCGGAAAGAGCCGAATTGTAACTGAAGCGGCCTTCCCGAAGGGATCTTTAATGCTTTGAGTACCCCTTCGCCCAGCATGATGACGTCGTCCTGCAGGATGCCCGAGCCGGTAACCTGAATCGTTACTTTTTTTTTGGACATCACGGATCTCCTTCCGGGCGGCAACTTGATGTCTGATCTCGAATTGAAGTGGCATCTGAACATGGCATGTGCTTCATCATATGAGGACATATATCCCTTGGTGATTGACCCATTTGGATTAAATACATTTCATTTGTGTCAGGTGATGGAGGGCTTGTTTTGACTTGCCTTGTTTGACAGTAGTTATTTACGTGTATTAACACGGATGAACGTTGCGATGAGAATGTGATGAACAAACGAACAACAACTCATATCCGAGGAGGAATTATAGTGAACATTTATGACAAAGCCAATGACTTGGCAAAAGCCCTGAGAGAAAGTAGTGAGGTGGAGGAAATTACCTCTGCAATGAAGTTGATTGAAGCTGACCCAGAAGCGAAACGTATGTTAGACGGCTTCCGTGACCAGCAAATGGAGCTGCAACAACGTATGATGAGCGGGGATATGCCTGCACCAGAAGAGATGGAGAAAATGGAGAAGCTGTTTGAGGTACTGAGCCTTAACCTGAACATCCGTCGTCTATTCGATGCTGAGCGTCGCCTGAGTGTCATTATTGAGGATGTGAACAAAATTATCGCTGATAGCCTGGGTCACTTGTACGGTGGCTCAGAAGCATAAGGTGATCTATATAGATTGAACAGACATTTACTGTTTATAGTTGAATCTGTATAGTAGCTCCACACGCTCGTATGTACGTCGATTTATGGCTATACGAATGCATTCTAACGATTTGTCCAAACCTTTCATATTACAGCGATCTGGTTCATAGACTAGACATATAGAGTCGATCAAGAACGAAGGAGCTGTGAATAGTGAAAAGGTTGAAAAAAGCAAAACATGTGATCTATCTGTTAATTGCCCTGTCGATGCTAGTTATTGCATTGCCGCGAATTTCCTTCGCAGGTGGAATGGACTGGGTGAACATTTTTGGTATCGTGTGGGTGCTATTCTCCATGTTAATTATCGGTGCTCACTTACATTTCATTCTGGGCGTGGATGAAGAGAAGAAACGTGCTCTTGAAGCCGTTAGACGAGCCAAGTTGCGGCAATGGGAAATGAAGCTGATGGACAAGCAGGAACAGAGTAAATCGGTGTAGTTGCTGTTCACTAACGTATAGTAGAGCAAATAGGGTTACATGCGTAGTGCACGAATTGGAGTTATTGTAGAAAGGCCGTATTCTCTTCTAGAGTGAAGAGATGCGGTCTTTTTTGGTGCCCTTTTTCAAAAAAAATGAAGGTGTCCCTGAGCTATTAAAGAGGTTGTATACATAAGGAGAGACAATGGGGTTATTTTCCTTTGCTCGTGTTATAATAGATACAGAATAGTACAGATGCATCTTCGGGGTGATACAGTTTGGACGGACAAGAAGAGAATGTAACAAAGCATGAACAACTGCTGCAGCATATCGAACAATTGAAGGTTGGCAGTAAAATATCCGTTCGTGGATTAGCAAAAGAGCTTGGTGTCAGTGAAGGCACAGCATATCGTGCGGTGAAAGAGGCAGAGAACTTCGGATTAGTTGTGACCAAGGAAAGAATCGGAACCGTTCGAATCGAGAAGAGACCTCGGGGCATGACTGAACAGCTTACTTTTGCCGATGTGGTGACAATTGTAGAAGGGCATGTGCTCGGTGGTAGTGACGGACTTGCCAAACCGCTTCATAAATATGTGATTGGTGCGATGAAAGAGCAAGCGATGGCTCGTTATATTGATGCAGGAAGTCTGCTGATTGTCGGAAACCGTGATAATGCACACTCACTTGCGCTTGAGCAGGGAGCCGGTGTATTGATTACCGGGGGCTTCGGAACAAGTCGAGAGGTACGTCTGCTGGCTGATGAGCTTGGGCTACCTATTATCTCCTCCAGACATGATACGTTCACTGTGGCTTCAATGATCAACCGAGCGATCTTTGATCGACTGATCAAGAAAAAAATTATGCTGGTTGAAGATATCATCGGTCAGAAACCACGACTTCAGGTACTTAAGGTGACTAGTGTAGCCTCGGATTTCCACAAGCTGGTTGCAGAGACAGGAGACCATCGCTTTCCCGTGGTGGATGAATGGAACCGTGTCATTGGCATTGTGAGTCTCAAAGATGTGAGCGAACTGAAAGAGGATCAGAGCATTGAAAAATGTGTAGTACGTCGCCCGGTTACGGCCTCATTGCAAACCTCTCTCGCTTCGGCCGCTCAGATCATGACTTGGGAGGGAATTGATTTCTTACCCATCGTGGATCGGAATCGCAAATTAATTGCCTCCGTCACACGCAAGGAAGTCCTTCAGGCGATGCGGGACGCTCAGAAGCAACCCCAGCTTGGGGAGACCTTCGATCATCTGATCTGGAACGGGTTCGCCGAAGAACGTGGAGAGCAGAATGAACTGATGTTTCATGGATTTATTATTCCGCAGATGGCGACGGATCTTGGAACCATCTCAGAAGGGGTTCTCCTCAACGTCATGACACAAGCTGGACGCCGCGCTGCATGGGATGTGACAGGCAACGACCATGTTGTGGATAATGTGACTACTTATTTTGTCAGACCCGTGCAGATTGAGGATCAGATCCTCGTTCGCCCGATTATTTTGGAGACGAGCCGCCGCACCTGCAAAATGGATATTGTGATTACGCGTGATGGAAATGTAGTATGCAAAGCGGTCATGACCCTACAATCGATTGATCATGCATAGCGTCGTGTTCCCTGTTGTGAGTGCTAGTGGAATGCCGAAGAGGATATCCCCTCATCGTATACATCAACCGTCATGAAGTACGGGATCAGATATGTATTCGATGTAGGGAGATATCCTCTTTTTTTACTTTAAACGTATGGAAAGACATAGTGGATAATAACTACACGGACGGACTGGATGGATGAGGTGATCTGCCTTCTGCCTGTTGCTGTAGCCGCGCATAGTGACTACGGTTACGTAAACCGGCAAACAGATTGTATGCACCCACCAGTAAAAATAGCGCTTCCACAACGATGGATAACGTTGAACCGCTAAAGACAAACATGAGGATTAGAGCCAGCACGATAAGCATTGCACCCATCCAGATGTTTGTCCAGGAACGATACACACCTGTGGTAGCAGAATGTGTGCTTCGATGGGAACGGATACTATTTACGGCTGCGCAGACCAGAGTCAGTGTGAAGATGGCGATAAGGCTGTATTTGAGTACTTCAATAAACACGAATACCAGGCTCCTTTTCTGGAAAGCATTTACTGCCCTTATTGTATCATGCCATTTGCAGACAAGGGCAGTTTTTTTGCTGTAGTACTCGTGAATTTACATCGTCAAACTACTTCTGCAGGTTACGATGGAACATGTTGACGAATCTGCACCCAGACTTGGAGGACACCTTCCATGACTAGCATTGTTTTTACTTGAACAGAATAATCTTTCTCTCGAACGGTATAAACCTTTTGATTCAGCATAATCCGGGTCATTTTACTATATTCGTCGATGTTGAAAACGTCGCGTCCACGAAGCGCCTCCAATTCATCTCCGAGTTTCTGCAATAACACTTTTAACGAAGCCTCGTCTGGCCCCTTATCAGAATCCTCTGCCCGAACTTTAATTTCTTTGATGACTGTCTGGCGTTTACTATATTTTTTCAGCGTTTTGATATCTTTCTCATTCTGATGAAGTTGCAGCTGCAATTCCTGATTGTTCAACCACAAAGTATTGTAACTGAGGTGGAATATACTGTTGTAAACAATGGCTCCTGCAATCATGCCGAGAACAAAAACAGCGGTCATTCGCATTAATGGACGGTAGTTGGAGAACGGCGGAATTCTCATGAACTTTGTCCCGTGACCATATCAGCCACGTCCTCCGCCACATACCCACTTCACAAGCTCGGTTCCCATGTGAGCGCCCATGAAGGCTGAGATAAGATACAGAATTTGTTTAACTGCCGGTGATAGATTACCGTCAAAGAAATTACTTTCAATGACACGCATGGGATCAATCGTACCTCCGACTGCCGCTGCGAGCGCCCATATTTTTATTTTGCCTGAAATATCTAGCATCGTCTGTGTAGGCGGCTGAAGTGAAATGACGGCTCCAATGCCTCCAATCATGGCACCACCAAGTACGATCCCAAATGCGATAAAGAAATCAAGAATAGCTTTGGACAAAAATGTGCTCATCTAGCAACACTCCTTCTCAGACCCTGTACGCATCCCCAAATCCGAGTTCGAATAGGAGGGCGGCTTGTACTTCTATTGTATGGGCGTGCCCCCAGACGTTATGATAGAATATCGATAAAAATGTATCTTGCGAGTGCAGTTACTTATAGTATGGCAAGGGAGATTAATTATGAATTTGGGATTGAACTATGGGGTGTTATTCAGAGATTGGACAATGGTACTGAAGGATGCTGTACAGATCAAGCTACTGACAGGTGAGACCTATTGCTCAGGTAAAGAAATAACGGGGAAGCCTAGTACTGACTCTGGGGTTCAGTTTATCCTTGGGGTTAGTGGTGAGGGAGAGATTAGTCTTGGACAGGATATCCGGTCATTTTATCCTCATAATCTTTTTCTAATCGAGGAGGGACAAGCAGCGGTTGTGATCAATCGGGAACGAACTCCTCTCGTTTGTTACATCATTCATTGTCAGAGGGTCGGTTTATTACAGGGGTCGGCACCGGAGCAAAATCAATCGGACAACCAGAATAGGACTGGTGTGCTTGAGGTTGAGCTGTGTAACTCTGTTAACCTTCAACATATGGCCATGGATGAGATGAAGCAGATCGTCGAGATTTTTCAACGTGAGGATCTACATGATCCGTTGGGGTGTCATCTTC
It includes:
- a CDS encoding YheC/YheD family protein, which codes for MSSPVLGIMTLYLNEHRALEERSIYRRMILEGRKRGLDIYVFTPADVHSGGKQIEAMVFHSEKGWSREWRPFPDMIFDRCRIQRNRRFQQLLAFREKYGHLLFLNRPLRNKWTIHQTLSGKPAFREHLPETILFQDMSDVNRMLKSASLIYLKPINGTGGRGILRIERIKGEPNMVLVQGRDQKRRIITPRKVHLSRLGSLLQHWNMKDKYLVQEGINLQLPNGRVHDYRMLVQKNGEGQWELTGCAGRMGAEKSVTSNLHGGGQAVAMNRLMKQWITDEDQRMEINTTAEKFGIDVASFLEDTYGDLCELALDLAIDKSGRIYLLEVNPKPAREVFARIGEREIYQKAITQPLVYALWVYRNKKPGIPRKEGTIITTVKKNTRMRKVRKTR
- a CDS encoding YheC/YheD family protein, with translation MSKKKVTIQVTGSGILQDDVIMLGEGVLKALKIPSGRPLQLQFGSFRREVTVIPVPRYDGLRINQTVASQTGLVPRSVLSVSYRSASRTLRLGPFISVLVSQDYPDQPDRPFGSITMFCHELVNACRKQGAYVSFFTPEDIGTTTGQMRGWVYDDGWKKTVLPVADVVNNRLTSRKLENKPSVQHFMKEVKSLYGTQTFNEKFLDKNEVFDALKSITTLKRVMPDSHLLKTSTMLKTMCNRYPVVFLKPVRGSLGKGIIRVSRQNDGSFLTLATSVGGTRKQTYTSLDKLYASLSGKMKTTRYQIQQGLTLIDNSGRPVDFRALVQKNKIGKWSVTSIVARIAGGSHYVSNLARGGSLSTVKEAVAKTALSSAAKASAYAGLHTAALDIAKGIEQAIPAHFGELGIDLALDTSGRVWLLEVNSKPSKNDNTPLSESKIRPSVKAMLEYSSYLAGF
- a CDS encoding YheC/YheD family protein, which encodes MFPWHPPKTMAILVRGEEGTSPFADELFCRRLSLKSPEFNLNIFVLVISSEVTRKLPTHGYVYRHGQWKKAPIPEIHLLMDRCLRPIPKQVRQQLHHLVWSTSGQRARYWSTSLPGKWKVHRALSGEPALRSLLTPTLLLQPGVKWEPWLDRWPSGLFFKPVAGTHGRDTFRLVSEENGRLWSIDGRDSSNVTFSYALHTHQSVRNWVESAMIRHSMIMQPYLNLSHHGHPFDIRALVQKNGNGHWSLTGCMVREGIEGSLTSNLHGGGTAHPVQSYLMDRYGSSHTAILLERIKQAATLIPSLLESRFGRLAELGIDFGADTDGRLWLLEVNSKPGRSAFAMADHPQMHTMTYTEPLAYAHYLLQQHVLTDVYRPTMKMPNTSSKAGLKPIPIHGG
- a CDS encoding DRTGG domain-containing protein, whose amino-acid sequence is MDGQEENVTKHEQLLQHIEQLKVGSKISVRGLAKELGVSEGTAYRAVKEAENFGLVVTKERIGTVRIEKRPRGMTEQLTFADVVTIVEGHVLGGSDGLAKPLHKYVIGAMKEQAMARYIDAGSLLIVGNRDNAHSLALEQGAGVLITGGFGTSREVRLLADELGLPIISSRHDTFTVASMINRAIFDRLIKKKIMLVEDIIGQKPRLQVLKVTSVASDFHKLVAETGDHRFPVVDEWNRVIGIVSLKDVSELKEDQSIEKCVVRRPVTASLQTSLASAAQIMTWEGIDFLPIVDRNRKLIASVTRKEVLQAMRDAQKQPQLGETFDHLIWNGFAEERGEQNELMFHGFIIPQMATDLGTISEGVLLNVMTQAGRRAAWDVTGNDHVVDNVTTYFVRPVQIEDQILVRPIILETSRRTCKMDIVITRDGNVVCKAVMTLQSIDHA
- a CDS encoding YheC/YheD family protein gives rise to the protein MSLHDDFKPVIAVLTMHDDQRMFRGNHQNFQDIIQTGESMGYVVYIVTVRDLNVAGPTVKGYTYHKGSGKWTSQSFPLPHVLYNRIPNREDERKPSVQRKIAECMESGIELYNPFFFNKWNLFEWLKKSKATQNLIPYTRRMRSASALATVLKSYPYLYLKPESGKAGKGIMMLKFQEKDRLPYRLKVQSSRKSTTYKTATLAKLWARIRRETGHTPYIMQQGIELASSRKRPFDLRVLVQKNSKGQWSVTGVGARLAGSRSITTHVPRGGSVEDPEQLLTELFGEELTTTLMKRVKSTSLMIARQVERGSGHTLGEMSMDLGIDDLGEIWFFEANAKPMKFDEPQIRRRSLERIFHYSAYLARQSKR
- a CDS encoding YlbF family regulator, which produces MNIYDKANDLAKALRESSEVEEITSAMKLIEADPEAKRMLDGFRDQQMELQQRMMSGDMPAPEEMEKMEKLFEVLSLNLNIRRLFDAERRLSVIIEDVNKIIADSLGHLYGGSEA
- a CDS encoding YtrH family sporulation protein, which codes for MSTFLSKAILDFFIAFGIVLGGAMIGGIGAVISLQPPTQTMLDISGKIKIWALAAAVGGTIDPMRVIESNFFDGNLSPAVKQILYLISAFMGAHMGTELVKWVCGGGRG
- a CDS encoding YtpI family protein — its product is MFIEVLKYSLIAIFTLTLVCAAVNSIRSHRSTHSATTGVYRSWTNIWMGAMLIVLALILMFVFSGSTLSIVVEALFLLVGAYNLFAGLRNRSHYARLQQQAEGRSPHPSSPSV